The following coding sequences are from one Aggregicoccus sp. 17bor-14 window:
- a CDS encoding YdiU family protein: protein MVRFATRFLDSLPGDPVRDDKRTRQVLGALWSRVSPTPVAQPRLVALSPEVVAMLGLDEASLRSPEGAQVLGGNALWPGMDPYAANYGGHQFGNWAGQLGDGRAIVLGELVGPDGRHHELQLKGAGRTPYSRRADGRAVLRSSIREFLCSEAMHHLGVPTTRALSLVATGEPVIRDMFYDGHPEAEPGAIVCRVAPSFLRFGNFELCASRGDVALLRQLADYTLTHLYPQLGAPSKETYAAFLLEVARRTARLIAHWQAVGFVHGVMNTDNMSILGLTIDYGPYGWVDDFDPGWTPNTTDAEMRRYRYGNQGNIGLWNVERLGVALLPLLDEDEAPVVAALQEYQRVFEAEVMGRYAAKLGLSSLSREGDAELLQSLFTWLAAEETDMTLFFRGLSQVVTTSAEPEAFPPVLQEALYEPVQEAHVAAGLAWLRTWWKRTRAEDAAPAELARRMDAVNPKYVLRNWLAQEAIDAAHVGDDSKVHALLDVMRRPFEEQPGREHYASRRPDWARSKPGCSALSCSS, encoded by the coding sequence ATGGTCCGCTTCGCTACCCGCTTCCTCGACTCCCTCCCGGGCGACCCCGTGCGCGACGACAAGCGCACGCGCCAGGTGCTCGGCGCCCTCTGGTCCCGGGTCTCCCCCACCCCGGTGGCCCAGCCGCGGCTCGTGGCCCTCTCGCCCGAGGTCGTCGCGATGCTCGGCCTCGACGAAGCGAGCCTGCGCTCTCCTGAGGGCGCACAGGTGCTCGGCGGCAACGCGCTGTGGCCGGGCATGGACCCGTACGCGGCGAACTACGGCGGACACCAGTTCGGCAACTGGGCGGGTCAGCTCGGTGACGGGCGCGCCATCGTGCTCGGCGAGCTGGTGGGGCCGGACGGGCGCCACCACGAGCTGCAGCTCAAGGGTGCAGGGCGCACGCCCTACTCGCGCCGCGCGGACGGGCGCGCCGTGCTGCGCTCGAGCATCCGCGAGTTCCTCTGCAGCGAGGCGATGCACCACCTGGGCGTGCCCACCACGCGCGCCCTCTCGCTCGTGGCCACGGGCGAGCCGGTCATCCGCGACATGTTCTACGATGGGCACCCCGAGGCGGAGCCCGGCGCCATCGTGTGCCGCGTCGCCCCCAGCTTCCTGCGCTTCGGCAACTTCGAGCTGTGCGCGAGCCGCGGCGACGTGGCCCTGCTGCGCCAGCTCGCGGACTACACGCTCACGCATCTCTACCCCCAGCTCGGTGCTCCCTCGAAGGAGACGTACGCGGCCTTCCTGCTCGAGGTCGCGCGCCGCACCGCGCGCCTCATCGCGCACTGGCAGGCGGTGGGCTTCGTGCACGGGGTGATGAACACGGACAACATGTCCATCCTCGGGCTCACCATCGACTACGGCCCCTACGGCTGGGTGGACGACTTCGATCCGGGCTGGACGCCGAACACCACGGACGCGGAGATGCGCCGCTACCGCTATGGCAACCAGGGCAACATCGGCCTGTGGAACGTGGAGCGCCTGGGCGTGGCGCTGCTGCCGCTCCTGGACGAGGACGAGGCACCCGTCGTCGCGGCGCTGCAGGAGTACCAGCGCGTCTTCGAGGCAGAGGTGATGGGGCGCTACGCGGCGAAGCTGGGGCTCTCCTCGCTCTCGCGCGAGGGCGACGCCGAGCTGCTGCAGTCGCTCTTCACCTGGCTCGCCGCGGAGGAGACCGACATGACGCTCTTCTTCCGCGGGCTCTCGCAGGTGGTGACGACCTCCGCCGAGCCCGAGGCCTTCCCGCCCGTGCTGCAGGAGGCGCTCTACGAGCCCGTGCAGGAGGCGCACGTCGCCGCGGGGCTCGCGTGGCTGCGCACCTGGTGGAAGCGCACGCGGGCAGAGGATGCGGCGCCCGCGGAGCTCGCGCGGCGCATGGACGCGGTGAACCCGAAGTACGTGCTGCGCAACTGGCTCGCGCAGGAGGCGATCGACGCGGCGCACGTGGGCGACGACTCGAAGGTGCACGCGCTGCTGGACGTGATGCGCCGGCCCTTCGAGGAGCAGCCGGGCCGCGAGCACTACGCGAGCCGGCGCCCGGACTGGGCCCGCTCGAAGCCCGGGTGCTCGGCGCTCTCCTGCAGCTCCTGA
- the mutM gene encoding bifunctional DNA-formamidopyrimidine glycosylase/DNA-(apurinic or apyrimidinic site) lyase, with amino-acid sequence MAEVPEVEMLARGLREAVVGRRWTGAEVLVPEAVRFPAAPELGSRLAGRQVLSATRRAKHLLMPLDDGQTLAVHLMLWGDLKLRPAGAERKPATLVVFGLEGDEELHFTDTLGYARTALARHAELAQRLKLDELGPEVLDPSWGPEVLAQRLARRRSPLKTLLLDQNVVAGMGNRDADESLWEAGIDPRRTAASLSGEEVVRLARTMRQVLEDGLALGGTQKDLYGTKGRALHQRNVFERHGQACPRCGEEVQRVRLGGRNTHYCARCQPAAGASPPAPAPAQSDWLF; translated from the coding sequence ATGGCTGAGGTCCCCGAGGTAGAGATGCTCGCGCGCGGGCTGCGCGAGGCGGTGGTGGGTCGCCGGTGGACGGGCGCCGAGGTGCTGGTGCCCGAGGCCGTGCGGTTCCCCGCGGCCCCCGAGCTCGGCTCGCGGCTCGCAGGCCGGCAGGTGCTCTCGGCCACGCGCCGCGCGAAGCACCTGCTCATGCCGCTCGACGATGGGCAGACGCTCGCGGTGCACCTGATGCTGTGGGGAGACCTCAAGCTGCGGCCCGCCGGTGCAGAGCGGAAGCCCGCCACCCTCGTGGTGTTCGGGCTGGAGGGCGACGAGGAGTTGCACTTCACCGACACGCTCGGCTACGCGCGCACCGCGCTCGCGCGGCACGCGGAGCTCGCGCAGCGGCTGAAGCTCGATGAACTGGGGCCCGAGGTGTTGGACCCGAGCTGGGGACCCGAGGTGCTCGCGCAGCGGCTCGCGCGCCGGCGCTCGCCGCTCAAGACGCTGCTGCTGGATCAGAACGTGGTCGCCGGCATGGGCAACCGCGATGCGGACGAGAGCCTGTGGGAGGCGGGCATCGACCCGCGCCGCACCGCTGCGTCACTCAGCGGCGAAGAGGTGGTGCGGCTCGCCAGGACGATGCGGCAGGTGCTCGAGGACGGGCTCGCGCTGGGCGGTACGCAGAAGGACCTGTACGGCACGAAGGGCCGCGCGCTGCACCAGCGCAACGTGTTCGAGCGCCACGGGCAGGCGTGCCCGCGCTGCGGCGAGGAGGTGCAGCGCGTGCGGCTCGGCGGGCGCAACACGCACTACTGCGCGCGCTGTCAGCCGGCTGCAGGAGCCTCGCCCCCCGCCCCCGCGCCCGCTCAGTCCGACTGGCTGTTCTGA